In a genomic window of Punica granatum isolate Tunisia-2019 chromosome 6, ASM765513v2, whole genome shotgun sequence:
- the LOC116210088 gene encoding MLP-like protein 328, translating into MASPEALLGKLQKDIDLKSSAAHYYKLWRKETHKIPTASSPNVQAVALHEGDWHTHGAIKTWNYTIDGKPEVWKEKVEFNDANMTITCHGIEGDLYNELKFYKLTIKVVPKNNGSVAKLVIEYERLNEDMPIPNKYMDLVVSVVQDIDAHVHGAST; encoded by the exons ATGGCGTCGCCGGAGGCACTCCTCGGGAAGTTGCAGAAGGATATCGACCTGAAATCGAGTGCAGCCCATTATTATAAGCTGTGGAGGAAGGAGACCCACAAGATCCCCACTGCTTCCTCACCAAACGTTCAGGCAGTAGCTCTTCATGAAGGTGACTGGCACACACATGGAGCTATCAAGACCTGGAACTACACCATCG ATGGGAAACCAGAAGTATGGAAGGAGAAGGTGGAGTTCAACGATGCGAACATGACTATTACCTGCCACGGCATTGAGGGAGACCTTTACAACGAGTTAAAGTTCTACAAGCTCACAATCAAGGTTGTCCCGAAGAACAATGGTTCCGTGGCAAAGCTGGTCATAGAGTATGAGAGGCTGAACGAGGATATGCCGATTCCCAACAAGTATATGGATTTGGTTGTCAGCGTGGTTCAGGATATCGATGCCCATGTCCATGGGGCATCGACTTAA